One part of the Vidua chalybeata isolate OUT-0048 chromosome 11, bVidCha1 merged haplotype, whole genome shotgun sequence genome encodes these proteins:
- the CA7 gene encoding carbonic anhydrase 7 produces the protein MTGHHSWGYGQADGPSEWHKAYPIAQGNRQSPIDIDSARAVYDPSLQPLVISYESCTSLSISNTGHSVMVEFEDTDDRTAISGGPFQNPFRLKQFHFHWGTTHSQGSEHTIDGKPFPCELHLVHWNARKYATFGEAAAAPDGLAVVGVFLEIGKEHASMNRLTDALYMVKFKGTKAQFRGFNPKCLLPLSLDYWTYLGSLTTPPLNESVTWIVLKEPIRISVKQLEKFRMLLFTGEEDQRIQMANNFRPPQPLKGRIVRASFKA, from the exons ATGACTGGCCACCACAGTTGGGGATATGGGCAGGCTGACG GCCCTTCTGAGTGGCACAAAGCTTACCCCATTGCCCAGGGGAACCGCCAGTCCCCCATCGACATCGACTCTGCACGGGCAGTTTATGACCCCAGTCTGCAGCCGCTTGTCATCTCCTACGAGTCCTGCACCTCCCTCAGCATCTCCAACACCGGCCACTCCGTCATGGTGGAGTTTGAGGACACTGATGACAGGACAG CAATCAGTGGAGGGCCCTTTCAGAATCCATTCCGGCTAAAGCAATTCCACTTCCACTGGGGCACCACACACAGCCAGGGATCAGAGCACACCATTGATGGAAAACCTTTTCCCTGTGAG ctcCACTTAGTACATTGGAATGCCAGAAAATATGCAACAtttggagaggcagcagcagctccagatgGCTTGGCAGTAGTTGGTGTTTTCTTGGAG attggaaaagaacATGCCAGTATGAACAGACTCACTGATGCTTTGTACATGGTAAAATTTAAA ggaacAAAAGCTCAGTTTAGAGGCTTCAACCCTAAATGTCTCCTGCCCTTGAGTCTAGATTATTGGACATACCTCGGTTCTCTGACAACCCCACCCCTTAATGAGAGTGTGACATGGATAGTGCTGAAAGAACCTATAAGAATCTCTGTGAAACAG CTGGAGAAATTCCGCATGCTGCTCTTCACCGGTGAGGAAGACCAGAGGATCCAAATGGCCAATAACTTTCGCCCCCCTCAGCCTCTGAAGGGGAGAATTGTTCGAGCTTCCTTCAAGGCCTGA
- the PDP2 gene encoding pyruvate dehydrogenase [acetyl-transferring]-phosphatase 2, mitochondrial: MMSRTVSSWILSSARSSIILQGKGRWYSICIPNRNKIKWKLIFSKTCPYPAGSCSLDRTFSFPKAFRHTSTEEEHFSFQLSPAQINDILRAGELSHRTLDLNGKNANSVLRFESNQLASNSPIEDRRSAATCLQTAGMMFGVFDGHAGAACAQAVSERLLHYIAVSLMPRQSLEEIELAVEAMKPVRPILQWHKHPNDVEYQEITSQYFENLRVYWQHLLDLDTEPGFSLEEAMICAFKRLDSDISLEVQAPQENELMRNIALQVAFSGATACVAHIDGVHLHVANTGDCRAVLGVREEDGTWSTLPLTRDHNAYDEFEIRRMKREHPRSEEKTLFVNDRLLGILMPSRAFGDVQLKWSKELQHSILENSCDVEALNIYQYVPPNYHTPPYLTAEPEVTYHKLRSKDKFLVIASDGLWEMLSNEQVVKLVAGHLTELNMQKPPLTFKKPVNLGYMHNLLLQRKSKGLASLDQNTATHLIRHAIGSNEYGEVDPEKLAAMLTLPEDLARMYRDDITVTVVYFNSETIEDYYRSHE, encoded by the coding sequence ATGATGTCAAGAACTGTATCATCCTGGATTTTAAGCTCAGCCAGAAGCAGCATTATTTTACAAGGGAAAGGACGCTGGTACTCCATCTGTATCCCAAATAGAAACAAGATCAAATGGAAGCTTATTTTCTCCAAAACATGTCCCTaccctgctgggagctgcagcttaGACAGAactttctcctttcccaaagCATTCCGGCACACTTCCACCgaagaagaacatttttctttccagctgtcTCCGGCACAAATCAACGACATACTCAGAGCAGGCGAACTATCCCACAGAACACTGGATTTGAATGGCAAGAATGCAAATTCCGTGCTGAGATTTGAAAGCAACCAGCTGGCTTCCAACAGCCCCATAGAGGACCGGCGAAGCGCGGCCACGTGCCTGCAGACGGCGGGGATGATGTTCGGGGTGTTCGACGGCCACGCGGGCGCCGCCTGCGCCCAGGCCGTGAGTGAGAGGCTGCTGCACTACATCGCTGTGTCCCTCATGCCCCGCCAGAGCCTGGAGGAGATCGAGCTGGCTGTGGAGGCCATGAAACCAGTGCGGCCCATTCTGCAGTGGCACAAGCATCCCAACGATGTGGAGTACCAGGAAATCACCTCGCAGTACTTTGAGAACCTGCGGGTTTACTGGCAGCACTTGCTGGACCTGGACACTGAGCCAGGGTTTAGTTTGGAGGAAGCCATGATTTGTGCATTCAAAAGATTAGACTCAGACATATCACTGGAAGTTCAGGCTCCTCAGGAAAATGAGTTGATGAGAAATATTGCCCTGCAAGTAGCTTTTTCTGGTGCCACAGCCTGTGTAGCTCACATTGACGGTGTTCACCTACATGTGGCAAACACCGGTGATTGCAGAGCAGTTTTAGGGGTCCGTGAAGAAGACGGAACGTGGTCTACTCTCCCTCTAACCCGAGACCACAATGCCTACGATGAATTTGAAATTAGAAGAATGAAGCGAGAACATCCTAGATCTGAGGAGAAAACCCTATTTGTGAATGACAGATTACTGGGGATTCTCATGCCCTCCAGAGCTTTTGGAGATGTGCAATTAAAATGGAGTAAAGAATTGCAACACAGCATTCTCGAGAACAGCTGTGATGTTGAGGCTCTAAACATTTATCAGTACGTTCCTCCAAACTACCATACCCCCCCTTATTTAACTGCAGAGCCTGAAGTTACATACCACAAGTTAAGAAGCAAGGATAAGTTTCTCGTTATTGCTTCAGATGGGCTGTGGGAGATGCTGAGTAATGAGCAGGTTGTAAAACTTGTTGCTGGACACCTTACAGAGCTCAACATGCAGAAACCACCACTGACTTTTAAGAAACCAGTTAATCTGGGCTACATGCACAACTTGTTGCTGCAGAGGAAGAGCAAAGGCCTGGCCTCCTTGGACCAGAACACCGCCACCCATCTGATCCGGCACGCGATCGGCAGCAACGAGTACGGCGAGGTTGACCCAGAGAAGCTGGCTGCCATGCTGACCCTACCTGAGGACCTGGCCAGGATGTACAGGGACGACATCACTGTCACGGTGGTGTACTTCAACTCAGAAACTATTGAAGATTACTACAGGAGCCACGAGTAG